The Mycolicibacterium parafortuitum nucleotide sequence GATCTTGCCGTGCACCGGGTTGGCCCGGTTCACCGTGTCCTCGTACATGATGTACGGGTAGCCCGACTCGAACTGCAGCTCGGCCAGCGTCTGGAAGAACTCGCGCGCCTTGATCTTCGTCTTGCGGATCCGGGCGTCGTCGACCATCTCGTAGTACTTCTCGGTGACCGAGATGTCGGCGAACGGCACGCCGTACACGCGCTCGACGTCGTACGGCGAGAACAGGTACATGTCCTCGTTCTTCTTCGCCAGCTCGAAGGTGATGTCCGGGATGACCACGCCGAGGCTCAGCGTCTTGATGCGGATCTTCTCGTCGGCGTTCTCACGCTTGGTGTCGAGGAACCGGTAGATGTCGGGATGGTGCGCGTGCAGGTACACCGCACCGGCACCCTGGCGGGCACCGAGCTGGTTGGCGTAGGAGAACGAGTCCTCCAGCAGCTTCATGATCGGGATGACGCCCGAGCTCTGGTTCTCGATGTTCTTGATCGGCGCGCCGTGCTCACGAATGTTGGTCAGCAGCAACGCGACTCCGCCACCACGCTTGGACAGCTGCAGCGCCGAGTTGATGGACCGGCCGATGGACTCCATGTTGTCCTCGATGCGCAGCAGGAAGCAGCTGACCGGCTCGCCGCGCTGCTTCTTGCCCGAGTTGAGGAAGGTCGGGGTGGCCGGCTGGAACCGGCCGTCCATGATCTCGTCGACCAGCTGCTCGGCGAGCGTGGTGTCACCGGCGGCCAGCGTCAGCGCGACCATCACGACGCGGTCCTCGAAGCGCTCCAGATAGCGCTTCCCGTCGAAAGTCTTGAGCGTGTAGGAGGTGTAGTACTTGAACGCGCCGACGAACGTCGGGAACCGGAACTTCTTCGCATAGGCGCGATCCAGCAGTTCCTTGACGAAGTTGCGCGAGTACTGGTCGAGCACCTCGCGCTCGTAGTAGTTCTTCTCGATCAGGTAGTCGAGCTTCTCGTCCTGGCTGTGGAAGAAGACCGTGTTCTGGTTGACGTGCTGCAGGAAGTACTCCCGCGCCGCCTGCACGTCCTTCTCGAACTGAATCTTGCCGTCTGCGTCGTACAGATTCAGCATCGCGTTCAGGGCGTGGTAATCCATCTCCCCCGGAAGCGCGTGCGCGCCGGAGGTTACAGGTTCTGCAGCTGTGACGGTTGGGGGCACGACTGGTCCTTCCAGAAATCTTGTAATCCTGCTCGGACGGCGAAGACGTCGTCCGTTGTTCCCATGAGTTCGAACCTGTAGAGGAACGGGACGCCGCACTTGCGCGACACCACCACCCCCGCGTAGCCGAACTCGGCGCCGAAGTTGGTGTTGCCCGCGGCGATGACGCCGCGGATCAACGCTCGGTTGTGTTCATCGTTGAGGAAGGCGATCACCTGCTTGGGGACGTAGCCCCCGCGATCGGGATCGGGACCGTTGGCGTGCCCGCCGCCGTACGTCGGAAGGACGAGCACGTAGGGCTCGTCCACCCGGATCCGGTCCTTCAGCGGGATCCGGACGGCGGGCAGTTCCAGCTTCTGGACGAATCGGTGCGTGTTCTCCGAGACGCTGGAGAAGTAGACGATATTGCCCACGGTTACTCCTCCCACGAATCGTTGTTGTTCAGCGGTGACCGGAAGGCCGGCGGCCTACGCGGTGGCGGTGACCGCGCCGGCCAGCGCCTTGATGCGGTCGGGACGGAATCCCGACCAGTGCTCGGTGCCGACCACGACGACCGGGGCCTGCAGGTAACCGAGCGCCATCACGTAGTCGCGGGCCTCGTCGTCGACGCTGATGTCGACGACGTCGTAGGCGACGCCCGCCTTGTCGAGAGCCTTGTAGGTGGCGTTGCACTGCACGCAGGCCGGCTTGGTGTACACGGTGACGGTTGCGGGCTGAGTCATCTGCGGTACGGCTCCTAATCGAGAAGACGGGGTGGCTGGCAACTGCTGAGATGGTTCTGGTCGCTATGTATCAGCGCCCCGGAAGGCACCGAAATTCCAGGCTGTCCGAGCGCGCGGCCGGTGGGTGGTGACACCGACTTCGCCGGAAGTTCTGGTCCCTACAGATCCCTAGATCTTGGGGGTCTGTTGGTGTTCGAAACACTACACCTAGTGTCCGACATTCAGAAGAGATACAAGATGTTCTGAATAACATTTCTGAAATTCCCAGGTCGTAACCGTTTCGCACCTCCTGACACCGGCGTGTCGCGTTTCACACGGCGTGTCGTCGCCCAGGCCGCCGGCACCGCCTCACGTCTACCAGGGACCACTGACAACACCGCGTCACCGGCGCGCCGCACTCCCCCGACCCAGCAAACAGAAAAACGCCCCGCCACCGCCGCCAGCAAACCCACCAGTGGGGCTCATCCGGCAGCGCCGCGGGGCGCTTCCTCAGTTTTCACAACGGCCACGTCCGTGTCAGCAGGCACACCGGCGGCGGACGGAGCCAAGCCCGGCGGTCCGGGCAATTCGGCTCAGCCGATCTCGGCGACCAGCTTGCCGATGACGTCACGCAGCCGCGCGGTCACCTCGGCGTTCTCGCGCGGATGCTTGCCGTCCAGCGACGCGCCCGGAATCGACAGCTCCAGACCGTCCACGATCCGGGGACCGGCGATACCGAGCGTCTTACGCGTCTCGTCGTGGGCCCACACACCGCCGTACTGCCCCAGCGCGACGCCGATCACCGCGGCGGGCTTGTCCTTCAGCGCGCTGTTTCCGTAGGGCCGCGACAGCCAGTCGATGGCGTTCTTGAGCACTCCCGGGACCGAGCCGTTGTACTCCGGCGTGACGACCAGCGCCGCTCCGGCGGCCGCGGCGGCCTCCCGCAGCGCGACGACGGGCTCGGGGGCGTCCTCGGTGTCGAGGTCCTCGTTGTAGAACGGCAGGTCCCCGAGGCGGT carries:
- the nrdI gene encoding class Ib ribonucleoside-diphosphate reductase assembly flavoprotein NrdI, whose product is MGNIVYFSSVSENTHRFVQKLELPAVRIPLKDRIRVDEPYVLVLPTYGGGHANGPDPDRGGYVPKQVIAFLNDEHNRALIRGVIAAGNTNFGAEFGYAGVVVSRKCGVPFLYRFELMGTTDDVFAVRAGLQDFWKDQSCPQPSQLQNL
- the nrdH gene encoding glutaredoxin-like protein NrdH: MTQPATVTVYTKPACVQCNATYKALDKAGVAYDVVDISVDDEARDYVMALGYLQAPVVVVGTEHWSGFRPDRIKALAGAVTATA
- a CDS encoding NAD(P)H-dependent oxidoreductase, with amino-acid sequence MSETATSKVLVLVGSLRAASVNRLLAELAAEVAPEGVVLERFDRLGDLPFYNEDLDTEDAPEPVVALREAAAAAGAALVVTPEYNGSVPGVLKNAIDWLSRPYGNSALKDKPAAVIGVALGQYGGVWAHDETRKTLGIAGPRIVDGLELSIPGASLDGKHPRENAEVTARLRDVIGKLVAEIG
- the nrdE gene encoding class 1b ribonucleoside-diphosphate reductase subunit alpha, with the protein product MPPTVTAAEPVTSGAHALPGEMDYHALNAMLNLYDADGKIQFEKDVQAAREYFLQHVNQNTVFFHSQDEKLDYLIEKNYYEREVLDQYSRNFVKELLDRAYAKKFRFPTFVGAFKYYTSYTLKTFDGKRYLERFEDRVVMVALTLAAGDTTLAEQLVDEIMDGRFQPATPTFLNSGKKQRGEPVSCFLLRIEDNMESIGRSINSALQLSKRGGGVALLLTNIREHGAPIKNIENQSSGVIPIMKLLEDSFSYANQLGARQGAGAVYLHAHHPDIYRFLDTKRENADEKIRIKTLSLGVVIPDITFELAKKNEDMYLFSPYDVERVYGVPFADISVTEKYYEMVDDARIRKTKIKAREFFQTLAELQFESGYPYIMYEDTVNRANPVHGKITHSNLCSEILQVSTPSEFNEDLSYKKVGKDISCNLGSLNIAKAMDSPDFAQTIEVAIRALTAVSDQTHIWSVPSIEQGNNDSHAIGLGQMNLHGYLARERIFYGSEEGVDFTNIYFYCVLYHALRASNRIAIERGRAFGGFEKSKYASGEFFDKYTEQVWEPKTDKVRQLFADADIRIPTQEDWKRLKESVQKHGIYNQNLQAVPPTGSISYINHSTSSIHPIASKVEIRKEGKIGRVYYPAPYMTNENLEYYQDAYEIGYEKVIDTYAAATQHVDQGLSLTLFFKDTATTRDVNKAQIYAWRKGIKTLYYIRLRQMALEGTEVEGCVSCML